One genomic window of Aliiroseovarius sp. M344 includes the following:
- a CDS encoding Flp family type IVb pilin produces the protein MKLYNLIKTFQADEDGAVTVDWVVLTAAIVGLGIAVLTSVSGGTTSLAGKISSSLSAMSIMSH, from the coding sequence ATGAAACTGTATAACCTGATCAAGACTTTCCAAGCTGACGAAGACGGCGCTGTAACTGTAGACTGGGTCGTCCTTACCGCAGCTATCGTGGGCCTCGGCATCGCGGTTCTGACTTCGGTCTCGGGCGGCACAACGTCGCTGGCTGGCAAAATCTCGTCCTCGCTGTCGGCGATGTCGATCATGAGCCACTAA
- the cpaB gene encoding Flp pilus assembly protein CpaB, giving the protein MRLLFGLVLIIGVGLAGFAVYLAKDYIGAFQTQLDAERAARASIVPTVDVFVVNSEMRYGQQLTADDIRAVKWPENAIPAGTFSTIEDIFPDGEKKFRTVLRAMEKDEALLEIKVTKPGADAGVSSRLADGMRAFAISVDVSSGVSGFLRPEDRIDIYWTGRGVDELGAGQAVTKLILANVHIIAIDQIADTDRTGPTIARTVTVEVTPRQVAALAQAQSSGRLSLALVGSQDQSVTSAVEVDQGEIMGEVVGPREEICTVRTRRGGEIIETQIACPE; this is encoded by the coding sequence ATGCGTTTGCTCTTCGGACTGGTTCTGATCATAGGCGTTGGCCTGGCTGGCTTTGCGGTCTATTTGGCCAAAGACTATATCGGTGCGTTTCAAACACAACTTGATGCGGAACGCGCGGCTCGTGCCAGCATTGTTCCGACCGTCGACGTTTTTGTTGTGAATAGCGAAATGCGATATGGCCAGCAGCTGACAGCAGACGATATTCGTGCAGTCAAATGGCCAGAGAACGCAATTCCAGCGGGCACCTTCTCTACAATCGAAGACATTTTCCCAGATGGCGAAAAGAAATTCCGCACTGTCCTGCGCGCGATGGAGAAGGATGAAGCCCTGCTAGAGATCAAGGTGACCAAACCTGGCGCAGACGCCGGCGTGTCTTCACGCCTTGCGGATGGCATGCGCGCATTTGCCATCAGTGTTGATGTCAGCTCGGGCGTGTCAGGCTTCCTGCGACCCGAAGACCGTATCGATATTTATTGGACCGGACGTGGTGTCGATGAACTGGGAGCGGGACAAGCGGTCACCAAACTGATCCTTGCCAACGTGCATATTATCGCGATTGACCAGATTGCAGATACAGATCGCACAGGACCAACAATCGCCCGAACAGTTACGGTTGAAGTGACACCCCGGCAGGTTGCTGCCTTGGCCCAAGCGCAGTCAAGCGGCCGGTTATCCTTGGCTTTGGTCGGCTCTCAGGATCAGTCAGTTACGTCGGCTGTAGAAGTTGACCAGGGCGAGATCATGGGCGAAGTCGTCGGGCCGCGCGAAGAGATCTGCACCGTGCGAACACGACGCGGCGGAGAGATCATCGAGACCCAAATCGCCTGCCCCGAGTGA
- a CDS encoding type II and III secretion system protein family protein: protein MKVDRFIKAALLGLTLGIGVPAASSAETLRVMSGSPSGALKVPMNRAVVVESDVPFAELSIANPGIADISTLSDRTIYVLGKTPGRTTLTLLGADGKLITNVEVHVAPDIAEFKERLRQILPGEQIEVRTANDGIVLSGMVSSIQRLDRALDLAQRYAPERVSNLMTVGGTQQVMLKVRFAEMGRSVRKSLSSSLQLGGNIGNLDANAATGTMLSPANAGRVTGDPINVAAGTQGGVVLGFNAGGLRMNILLEALESKGVVRTLAEPNLTALSGQEASFLAGGEYPLPVSNGDNEIAVTYKPFGVELTFTPTVLADDVINLQLKAAVSGLDESVSYNNGGFSINAFRRRETSTTVEMRDGESFAIAGLIEDDFQDNIASVPWLGDIPVLGALFRSTEYQRSQSELVIIVTAHLVTPTRGEALAVPTDRIRPPSEQELFLFGNTTAKNRPKSGAAGEVAQQDFSGSYGYVMED, encoded by the coding sequence ATGAAAGTTGATCGTTTTATTAAGGCGGCCCTTTTGGGTCTAACGCTGGGGATCGGCGTACCGGCGGCATCATCCGCTGAAACGTTGCGCGTGATGAGCGGGTCGCCGTCAGGCGCTCTGAAGGTCCCCATGAACCGGGCAGTGGTCGTCGAAAGCGACGTCCCCTTCGCCGAGCTCTCCATTGCCAACCCCGGCATTGCAGACATTTCGACATTGTCGGATCGCACCATTTATGTGCTGGGCAAGACACCGGGGCGCACAACGCTGACCCTTCTAGGGGCAGACGGCAAGCTGATAACCAATGTCGAGGTGCATGTCGCACCCGACATCGCAGAGTTTAAAGAGCGCCTGCGCCAGATTCTTCCCGGAGAACAGATCGAAGTGCGCACCGCCAATGACGGGATCGTGCTCTCTGGCATGGTCAGCTCGATCCAACGCCTTGATCGGGCACTTGATCTGGCGCAACGTTACGCACCGGAGCGGGTGTCGAACCTGATGACGGTCGGTGGCACACAGCAAGTGATGCTGAAAGTGCGGTTTGCCGAGATGGGACGGTCAGTCCGGAAATCGCTATCAAGCTCTCTGCAGCTTGGCGGCAATATCGGAAATCTTGATGCCAATGCCGCAACTGGGACGATGCTAAGCCCAGCAAATGCTGGGCGCGTCACCGGGGACCCCATCAACGTGGCCGCGGGGACACAGGGTGGCGTGGTGCTTGGTTTCAACGCCGGTGGTCTGAGAATGAATATTCTGCTTGAAGCCCTTGAAAGCAAGGGTGTCGTGCGGACTTTGGCCGAGCCGAACCTAACCGCCTTGTCAGGTCAAGAGGCGTCGTTCCTTGCAGGTGGCGAATACCCCCTGCCCGTGTCCAACGGCGACAACGAGATTGCCGTGACCTATAAGCCTTTCGGCGTCGAATTGACCTTCACACCAACGGTGCTTGCAGATGATGTGATCAACCTGCAACTCAAGGCTGCCGTGTCTGGGTTGGACGAATCCGTCAGCTATAATAACGGCGGTTTCTCCATCAACGCATTCCGCCGCCGCGAAACCTCGACCACGGTCGAGATGCGCGATGGTGAAAGCTTTGCGATTGCGGGCCTGATCGAGGATGATTTCCAAGACAATATCGCGTCTGTCCCCTGGCTGGGTGATATTCCGGTTCTTGGAGCCCTGTTCCGTTCTACCGAATACCAACGGTCGCAATCTGAGCTGGTGATTATCGTTACAGCGCACCTTGTTACCCCGACACGGGGCGAGGCTTTGGCTGTGCCAACCGACAGAATCCGGCCACCCTCTGAGCAGGAACTGTTCCTGTTCGGCAATACTACCGCCAAGAACCGACCCAAATCTGGCGCCGCGGGCGAAGTGGCCCAGCAGGACTTTTCCGGGTCCTATGGCTATGTGATGGAGGACTGA
- a CDS encoding OmpA family protein has translation MPIKRIKPLLAATSAIAILTACSGADVASKSWFIEAGAQLDEGDFAQPTAYNLGVQTGKINPAVAMANRFNQESQDTVNFAFNSAALDDNARRILSQQAHWIAQFPELRFRVYGHTDLVGSNSYNQRLGMRRANVVVNYLVASGISRSRLEAVVSYGETRPLVVTRAPEMRNRRTVTEVTGFVGGRKPTVLDGKYAEVIYREYVGSAVPIPIISAGTAGSVGEGP, from the coding sequence ATGCCCATTAAACGTATCAAACCATTGCTCGCAGCCACCTCGGCGATTGCCATTTTGACGGCATGTTCCGGCGCCGACGTTGCATCGAAATCCTGGTTCATCGAAGCCGGTGCGCAGCTGGACGAAGGCGACTTCGCTCAGCCGACGGCCTATAACCTCGGCGTTCAGACCGGAAAGATCAATCCAGCAGTCGCGATGGCCAACCGTTTCAACCAGGAATCGCAAGACACGGTCAATTTTGCGTTTAACAGCGCCGCCTTGGATGACAACGCACGCAGAATTCTGAGCCAGCAAGCCCATTGGATTGCCCAGTTCCCAGAATTACGCTTCCGTGTCTATGGTCACACCGATCTTGTTGGCTCCAATTCATATAACCAACGTCTCGGAATGCGCCGCGCAAATGTGGTGGTGAATTATCTGGTCGCCAGCGGCATCAGTCGGTCGCGCCTGGAAGCGGTCGTCAGCTATGGGGAAACCCGCCCGTTGGTCGTGACGCGCGCGCCTGAAATGCGCAACCGTCGTACGGTGACAGAAGTCACCGGCTTTGTGGGTGGCCGCAAGCCGACGGTGCTGGACGGCAAATACGCCGAGGTCATTTATCGTGAGTATGTTGGCAGCGCTGTACCAATACCGATCATCTCGGCAGGCACTGCCGGTTCTGTCGGCGAGGGCCCCTGA
- a CDS encoding CpaE family protein, whose amino-acid sequence MSSSVALHADPEPIVACTIARDVQNFDLLIEDMEAELGEAWGDLSLDDALAFFAQPDADALEFVAIAMDDQDETDLSKVAGVIRAAVEKGIKVIVIAEEVSPIALHQLLKMGAEEFVPYPLPEGALRDAIDRMRAPEPEAPVQPAANAQPTPVKADGDREAVILAIHPMAGGTGATTFAVNLAWELSQMDRAKKKKETKTPPRVCLLDFGLQFGSVATYLDLPRRDVVYELLSDTEVMDHEIFAQALVTYEDDLHVLTAPPDMLPLDMLNSEDISRIVEMARRNFDYVVIDMPNTVVQWTETVLHAAHVYFATLELDLRSAQNALRMIKALKSEELPVEKLRYVLNRAPKFTDMSGKSRAKRLAESLDISIELHLPDGGKPVTQACDHGMPLFSAAAKNPLRKEIHKLAKSVHDLNQAEATAN is encoded by the coding sequence ATGAGTAGCAGTGTTGCGCTACACGCCGACCCCGAACCGATCGTAGCTTGCACGATCGCACGGGATGTTCAGAACTTCGATCTTCTGATCGAGGATATGGAAGCCGAACTTGGTGAAGCTTGGGGCGACTTGTCGCTGGACGACGCTCTAGCGTTCTTCGCCCAGCCGGACGCCGACGCGCTTGAGTTTGTCGCGATTGCAATGGACGATCAGGATGAAACCGATCTTTCAAAGGTGGCCGGAGTCATCCGTGCAGCCGTCGAGAAGGGTATCAAGGTCATCGTGATCGCGGAAGAAGTTAGCCCGATTGCGCTGCACCAACTTCTGAAAATGGGCGCCGAAGAATTCGTCCCCTACCCCCTTCCCGAAGGCGCCTTGCGCGACGCGATCGATCGCATGCGCGCGCCTGAGCCGGAAGCGCCTGTTCAACCCGCAGCGAATGCGCAGCCAACCCCGGTAAAAGCCGACGGCGACCGCGAAGCGGTCATCCTTGCCATCCACCCTATGGCCGGCGGCACTGGTGCCACCACATTTGCGGTGAACTTGGCTTGGGAGCTTAGCCAGATGGACCGGGCCAAGAAGAAAAAAGAGACCAAGACCCCACCACGCGTGTGTCTGCTGGATTTTGGCCTTCAGTTTGGCTCTGTCGCCACCTATTTGGATCTGCCGCGCCGCGACGTCGTTTATGAACTTCTGTCCGACACCGAAGTCATGGATCACGAGATTTTCGCACAAGCCTTGGTGACATACGAGGACGACCTGCATGTCTTGACAGCTCCGCCCGACATGTTGCCGTTGGACATGCTGAATTCGGAAGATATTAGTCGCATTGTCGAAATGGCACGCCGTAACTTTGACTATGTGGTCATCGACATGCCGAATACAGTTGTGCAGTGGACGGAAACCGTTCTTCACGCTGCGCATGTGTACTTTGCCACGCTCGAACTTGACCTGCGTTCAGCCCAAAATGCGCTGCGGATGATTAAAGCGCTGAAATCAGAAGAGCTGCCAGTCGAAAAACTGCGCTATGTGCTGAACCGCGCCCCAAAATTCACCGATATGTCGGGGAAATCTCGGGCAAAACGTCTTGCCGAAAGCCTTGATATTTCGATTGAACTGCACCTGCCAGATGGCGGCAAACCGGTCACTCAAGCTTGTGATCACGGCATGCCCCTATTCAGCGCAGCCGCAAAGAACCCGTTGCGTAAAGAAATCCACAAACTGGCGAAATCTGTTCATGACCTGAATCAGGCCGAAGCCACAGCTAATTGA
- a CDS encoding CpaF family protein → MFSRYSKTAKTAKAAPELKTVEGGKGAAPAPKAAQPAAPAPSSLRQSNVQEARAPQSDKDRKRKERLAEIKTELHKELLDNLNLGALESAAEKDLRAEITDITSEFLSTRDVVLTRDERLLLNQELYDEVKGLGPLEPLLKDETVNDILVNGPQQVFVERAGKLQLTDVTFKDERHLLRIIDKIVSAVGRRVDESNPHVDARLADGSRFNAMVPPIAVDGSLVSIRKFKKDKLGIDELVSFGAFSEEMAAFLQAAVATRLNVIVSGGTGSGKTTSLNALSSFIDNSERILTIEDTAELQLQQTHVGRMESRPANVEGKGAVSQRDCLKNALRMRPDRIIVGETRGEEVIDMLQAMNTGHDGSMTTIHANSARDAVSRLENMIAMAGIEMPIKAVRSQIASAVNLIVQASRLQDGSRRMVSITEITGMEGDVISMQEVFRYERLGLAPDGKIIGRFNATGVRSHYSDRFRQWGYDLPASIYEPWSD, encoded by the coding sequence ATGTTTTCCCGCTATAGTAAGACAGCAAAAACTGCGAAAGCAGCGCCTGAGCTGAAAACCGTTGAGGGTGGCAAGGGCGCTGCCCCTGCCCCCAAGGCCGCGCAGCCTGCTGCACCCGCACCTTCGTCCCTTAGACAGTCCAACGTGCAAGAAGCCCGCGCGCCGCAGTCCGATAAAGATCGCAAGCGCAAGGAACGTCTGGCTGAAATCAAGACCGAGCTGCACAAAGAGCTTCTGGACAACCTTAATCTTGGCGCGTTGGAAAGCGCGGCAGAGAAAGATCTTCGCGCGGAAATAACTGATATTACATCAGAATTTCTAAGCACACGCGATGTTGTCCTGACCCGGGATGAACGCCTTCTGCTCAACCAGGAACTCTATGACGAAGTGAAGGGGCTTGGCCCGCTTGAGCCGCTTTTGAAAGATGAAACGGTCAACGATATTCTCGTCAACGGTCCGCAGCAGGTATTCGTTGAACGCGCAGGAAAGCTTCAACTGACCGATGTGACCTTCAAAGACGAACGTCACCTTCTGCGGATTATTGACAAGATCGTGTCGGCTGTTGGTCGTCGAGTCGACGAGTCCAACCCGCATGTTGACGCCCGTTTGGCCGATGGCTCGCGTTTCAACGCGATGGTTCCACCAATTGCGGTCGATGGCTCGTTGGTATCAATTCGTAAATTCAAAAAAGACAAGCTCGGCATTGACGAACTAGTCAGCTTTGGCGCTTTCTCGGAAGAGATGGCCGCCTTTTTGCAAGCCGCTGTGGCGACACGATTAAACGTGATCGTTTCGGGCGGGACCGGTTCTGGTAAAACCACCTCGCTGAATGCTTTGTCATCTTTCATCGACAACTCTGAACGCATCCTGACGATCGAGGATACGGCGGAACTTCAACTCCAACAGACCCATGTAGGCCGGATGGAAAGCCGCCCGGCCAACGTCGAAGGCAAGGGTGCTGTGTCCCAACGGGACTGTCTGAAGAACGCCCTTCGGATGCGTCCTGATCGCATCATCGTTGGTGAGACGCGCGGTGAAGAAGTTATCGACATGCTACAGGCCATGAACACCGGCCATGATGGATCGATGACGACAATCCACGCCAACTCGGCCCGTGATGCCGTATCGCGTCTGGAAAACATGATCGCTATGGCCGGGATCGAAATGCCGATCAAAGCCGTACGCAGTCAGATCGCATCAGCTGTGAACCTGATCGTGCAGGCCAGCCGCCTTCAGGATGGCTCGCGCCGCATGGTGTCGATCACCGAAATCACCGGTATGGAAGGCGATGTCATTTCGATGCAGGAAGTGTTCCGCTACGAGCGACTGGGTCTGGCGCCTGATGGCAAGATCATCGGACGTTTCAATGCCACAGGCGTGCGGTCGCACTATTCCGACCGATTCCGCCAGTGGGGCTATGACCTGCCCGCATCCATCTATGAGCCCTGGAGCGACTGA
- a CDS encoding type II secretion system F family protein, giving the protein MTISIEPILYGLIFLAVLLLVEGIYLTVFGKSISLNNRINRRLDMLEKGAAREEVLEKLRKEMGQHVRAQGIPFYSLLATKAQKAAIAFTPAQLVMIMVFLSIFAFVGLGVATAASLPVRAGLAIVMGVGGVYIWVNNKAKKRTSMIEEQLPDAVELMVRSLRVGHPFSSAVQIVAKEVPDPLGTEMGLIADESAYGRDVGEALATMAERLDNQDMRFLAVAVIIQQTSGGNLAEILDGLAKVIRSRFKLFRRVRAITAEAKWSGNFLSGFPLLALVMINLIQPNYYDEVRDTPYFIPACLIVAGFLVANVVVMRMLVNIKV; this is encoded by the coding sequence ATGACCATTTCTATCGAGCCCATTCTGTATGGTCTGATCTTTTTGGCCGTGTTGCTGTTGGTTGAAGGCATTTATCTGACCGTCTTTGGTAAATCCATCAGCCTGAACAACCGTATCAATCGCCGCCTTGATATGCTGGAAAAAGGTGCCGCGCGCGAAGAGGTTCTTGAAAAACTTCGCAAGGAGATGGGCCAACACGTCAGGGCGCAGGGTATTCCTTTCTATTCCCTGCTGGCCACCAAGGCCCAAAAGGCGGCTATCGCCTTCACGCCTGCTCAGCTCGTAATGATCATGGTGTTCTTGTCGATTTTTGCGTTCGTCGGGCTGGGCGTGGCTACCGCCGCATCGCTGCCTGTACGCGCTGGCCTTGCCATCGTGATGGGCGTTGGTGGGGTCTATATCTGGGTCAACAACAAAGCCAAAAAACGCACCTCTATGATCGAAGAGCAATTGCCCGATGCTGTCGAACTGATGGTTCGCAGCTTGCGGGTGGGGCACCCTTTTTCGTCTGCCGTGCAAATTGTTGCGAAAGAGGTGCCCGATCCACTTGGCACCGAAATGGGCTTGATTGCTGACGAAAGCGCTTATGGTCGCGACGTCGGTGAAGCATTGGCGACAATGGCCGAGCGTCTGGACAATCAAGATATGCGGTTTCTGGCTGTTGCAGTTATCATCCAACAAACGTCAGGCGGCAATCTGGCCGAAATCCTTGATGGCCTTGCCAAGGTGATCCGGTCACGTTTCAAACTGTTCCGCCGCGTCCGTGCGATCACCGCCGAGGCTAAATGGTCCGGTAACTTCCTGTCTGGCTTCCCGCTTCTGGCGCTTGTGATGATCAACTTGATCCAGCCAAACTATTATGACGAGGTGCGTGACACGCCCTACTTCATCCCAGCATGCCTGATTGTTGCTGGCTTCCTTGTGGCGAACGTTGTCGTCATGCGGATGCTGGTCAATATCAAGGTCTGA
- a CDS encoding type II secretion system F family protein — MEQINAILTDLLGPAGPLLAVGALGIVLIVVTVPFLLRRNVDPLEKLRKSRESGNVAGKKVDLRVASGSNKLEKYSAFLEPQDAEEYSAIQLKLLQAGYPGKNAVRTFHFAQFALGIGLLIFGVFLTILKTANGQEMSTQARMLWILVPGVCGYMLPKYWVTRRVETRKEEITNGFPDALDMMLTCVEAGQSLDQSILRVSKEIRASYPALADEFSIVSNEMKAGKDRVQVLRDLSERSGVPDVASFVTVMIQSATFGTSIADALRVYAGEMRDKRVMRAEEKANTLPTKMTLATMMLTVPPLLIILIGPSVYGIYLTLKNVRF, encoded by the coding sequence ATGGAACAGATCAACGCAATTCTGACTGACCTTCTTGGCCCCGCTGGCCCGCTGCTGGCAGTGGGCGCGCTTGGCATCGTGCTGATCGTTGTGACTGTGCCGTTCCTGTTGCGCCGCAATGTCGATCCGCTTGAAAAGCTGCGGAAATCCCGTGAAAGCGGAAATGTCGCCGGGAAGAAAGTTGACCTGCGTGTCGCATCTGGGTCGAACAAGCTTGAGAAATATTCGGCCTTTCTGGAACCACAAGACGCAGAGGAATACTCTGCCATTCAGCTTAAACTGTTGCAGGCCGGGTATCCGGGCAAGAATGCTGTGCGCACATTCCACTTTGCCCAGTTCGCGCTTGGCATCGGCCTGCTGATTTTCGGTGTGTTCCTGACCATCCTCAAGACGGCCAACGGACAGGAAATGTCGACCCAAGCCCGCATGTTGTGGATTCTCGTGCCGGGCGTTTGCGGTTACATGCTGCCGAAATACTGGGTCACCCGCCGGGTCGAAACCCGCAAGGAAGAAATTACCAACGGATTTCCAGACGCGCTTGACATGATGTTGACCTGTGTTGAGGCTGGCCAGTCGCTGGACCAGTCCATCCTGCGCGTATCCAAGGAAATCCGCGCCTCCTACCCCGCGCTGGCCGACGAGTTTTCGATCGTGTCCAACGAAATGAAAGCAGGCAAAGACCGCGTCCAAGTTCTGCGCGATCTGTCGGAGCGTTCCGGCGTACCAGATGTCGCAAGTTTTGTGACCGTGATGATCCAGTCGGCCACGTTCGGCACCTCGATTGCGGACGCTTTGCGCGTATATGCTGGCGAGATGCGAGATAAACGCGTCATGCGCGCCGAAGAGAAGGCAAACACCTTGCCGACCAAGATGACACTTGCCACTATGATGCTGACCGTGCCGCCGCTTTTGATTATTCTGATTGGTCCGTCGGTTTACGGCATCTATTTGACCCTAAAGAACGTTCGCTTCTGA
- a CDS encoding tetratricopeptide repeat protein — translation MGALALGALPACTPGAGPFSKTDSPYAPTDVKRGEEAVDGLTVGHRLTAAGEHELALKAYLRAASEQGITVDVLSAIGSANLQLGRLGQAERILRQATEKDGTFVPAWNNLGVVLMETGQTGEAARVFQIAFGLDRGQSAQIRDNLRLALAKMENPDYDQDHNDTFALVRRGTGDYLLLSQI, via the coding sequence ATGGGCGCCTTGGCGCTTGGTGCATTGCCTGCCTGCACGCCAGGAGCAGGGCCATTTTCCAAAACCGACAGTCCCTATGCGCCCACTGATGTCAAACGCGGCGAAGAGGCGGTGGATGGTCTGACTGTTGGGCACAGGTTGACCGCCGCTGGCGAACATGAACTTGCGCTGAAAGCCTATCTTCGTGCCGCAAGCGAACAGGGCATTACAGTCGACGTTTTATCAGCCATCGGCTCAGCCAATCTGCAGTTGGGCCGGTTGGGGCAAGCCGAACGGATCTTGCGCCAAGCCACAGAAAAAGACGGTACATTTGTTCCAGCATGGAACAATTTGGGTGTCGTATTGATGGAAACCGGCCAAACAGGCGAAGCAGCCCGTGTCTTCCAGATCGCATTTGGCCTGGATCGTGGCCAATCTGCCCAAATCCGTGACAATTTGCGCTTGGCGCTCGCAAAAATGGAAAACCCGGATTATGATCAAGACCATAATGATACATTCGCGCTGGTTCGGCGGGGGACAGGGGACTACCTACTTCTGTCGCAAATCTAA
- a CDS encoding lipopolysaccharide assembly protein LapB: protein MRHTIFLTLCLGSAVALSACNKPKSGGEEVERAIADVNVIDESNLNDIMLTVGDPNEAVAYFKRSAESQPGRIDLKRGLAQSLIRAKRPVEAVPVWKEIVASSQGTSDDRVSLADALIRAGDWAQAETVLDKVPPTHETYRRYRLEAMIADSNKEWKKADSFYETAVGLTTNPGSVMNNWGYSKLTRADYKGAEQLFSQALSYDDKLFTAKNNLVLARGAQRKYDLPVIPMTQVERAQLLHTLALSAIKQGDVTTGKGLLQEAIDTHPQHFEAATRALEALESNVSNG, encoded by the coding sequence ATGCGCCATACCATCTTTCTGACGCTCTGCCTTGGCAGCGCGGTTGCCCTTTCCGCTTGCAACAAGCCGAAATCGGGTGGCGAAGAGGTCGAACGTGCCATCGCAGATGTGAACGTCATCGACGAAAGCAATCTGAACGACATCATGCTGACTGTGGGGGATCCGAATGAAGCGGTCGCCTATTTCAAGCGCTCAGCGGAATCTCAACCGGGTCGCATCGATCTGAAACGAGGGCTGGCACAATCTCTGATTCGCGCCAAACGCCCGGTGGAAGCTGTGCCGGTGTGGAAAGAGATTGTCGCAAGCTCGCAAGGCACGTCGGATGATCGTGTCAGCTTGGCGGATGCGTTGATCCGGGCCGGTGACTGGGCGCAGGCCGAAACCGTACTGGACAAGGTGCCACCCACCCACGAGACCTATCGCCGTTACCGGCTTGAAGCGATGATCGCGGACAGCAACAAGGAATGGAAAAAGGCGGACAGCTTTTATGAAACCGCTGTTGGGCTGACCACCAACCCGGGTTCTGTCATGAACAACTGGGGGTATTCCAAACTGACCCGCGCCGATTACAAGGGCGCTGAGCAGCTGTTCTCGCAGGCTTTAAGCTATGATGACAAACTGTTCACAGCAAAGAATAATCTTGTCTTGGCACGTGGTGCACAACGCAAATACGACCTGCCGGTCATTCCGATGACCCAAGTCGAACGCGCGCAGCTTTTGCACACGCTGGCCTTGTCCGCGATCAAGCAAGGTGATGTGACAACTGGCAAAGGCCTGTTGCAGGAAGCCATAGACACGCACCCCCAGCATTTCGAAGCCGCAACCCGCGCGCTGGAAGCGCTGGAAAGCAACGTCTCGAACGGATGA
- a CDS encoding prepilin peptidase: MNTAMTSWAAMLFLPFAVPIALWAVWSDLSRMKIPNKAVMALTIVFAVIGLFAFELDEYLWRWVHLVVILVIGFVMNIGRMLGAGDAKFAAAMAPLIALPDAFLVMMILAVMIIAGFILHRIARTMDWVRAATPDWESWKRRDYPMGLSLGATLITYLVLAALTGA, encoded by the coding sequence ATGAACACGGCCATGACAAGTTGGGCAGCGATGCTGTTTCTGCCCTTTGCAGTTCCGATTGCCTTGTGGGCCGTGTGGTCCGATTTGTCGCGTATGAAGATCCCCAACAAAGCGGTCATGGCGTTGACCATTGTTTTCGCCGTGATCGGACTTTTTGCCTTCGAGCTTGATGAATACCTGTGGCGCTGGGTTCATCTGGTGGTCATTTTGGTGATCGGCTTTGTGATGAATATCGGCCGGATGCTGGGCGCTGGTGATGCCAAATTCGCCGCAGCAATGGCGCCGCTTATTGCCCTGCCCGACGCATTTCTTGTCATGATGATCCTTGCGGTGATGATCATCGCTGGTTTCATCCTGCACCGGATCGCGCGGACCATGGACTGGGTGCGCGCGGCCACACCGGATTGGGAAAGCTGGAAACGGCGCGACTATCCAATGGGACTTAGCCTCGGGGCGACGTTGATCACCTATCTTGTTCTGGCCGCACTCACCGGCGCTTAA